One segment of Peromyscus leucopus breed LL Stock chromosome 5, UCI_PerLeu_2.1, whole genome shotgun sequence DNA contains the following:
- the Xkr9 gene encoding XK-related protein 9 isoform X2 — protein sequence MLRLFETYLEGCPQLILQLYAFLERGQANLSQYAVIMISCCAISWSTVDYQVALRKSLPDKNLLGGLCPKLTYLFYKLFTLLSWALSVVLLLFMDMKVALFLLLFLWLMGFIWAFIQQTQFCNSLSMEFLYRIVVGFILVFTFFNIKGQNTKCPMSCYYIVRVLGTLGILTVFWAFPLSIFNSDYFIPISATIVLALLLGIIFLTVYYGIFHPNRNAETQYDETDGNSAQRDCRMRYFLMH from the exons ATGCTCAGGCTGTTTGAGACCTACCTGGAAGGCTGCCCACAGCTCATTCTTCAGCTCTACGCCTTTCTGGAGCGCGGCCAGGCAAACTTAAGTCAGT atGCAGTCATCATGATTTCCTGCTGTGCTATTTCTTGGTCAACAGTGGATTATCAAGTAGCTTTAAGAAAATCCTTGCCTGATAAAAATCTGCTTGGTGGACTCTGCCCCAAACTCACATAcctcttttataagttgtttaCCTTGTTATCATGGGCTCTGAGTGTTGTGCTTCTGCTCTTTATGGACATGAAGGtggctttgtttctgttgttatttctttGGCTCATGGGTTTCATTTGGGCATTTATACAGCAAACACAGTTTTGTAATTCTCTAAGTATGGAATTCTTATATAGGATTGTTGTTGGATTCATCcttgtgtttacattttttaatatcaAGGGACAGAATACCAAATGTCCAATGTCTTGCTATTATATTGTAAGGGTGCTAGGCACTCTGGGAATCTTGACTGTGTTCTGGGCTTTTCCTCTCTCTATTTTTAATTCAGACTATTTTATTCCTATTAGTGCTACCATAGTTCTCGCTCTTCTCCTTGGGATTATTTTTCTCACTGTTTATTATGGAATTTTTCACCCAAACAGAAATGCAGAAACACAGTACGATGAAACTGATGGGAACTCAGCACAGAGAGATTGTAGAATGAGATATTTTCTAATGCACTAA
- the Xkr9 gene encoding XK-related protein 9 isoform X1: MKYTKCNFAMSVFGIMIYVTDLVADILLSARYFHDGQYVFGVLTLSFVLCGTLIVQCFSYSWLKDDLKKAGQESERYFLLLHCLQGGVFTRYWFALRKGYHVVFKHSSRTRSFTEGQTDPHKEAIDAATDLSMLRLFETYLEGCPQLILQLYAFLERGQANLSQYAVIMISCCAISWSTVDYQVALRKSLPDKNLLGGLCPKLTYLFYKLFTLLSWALSVVLLLFMDMKVALFLLLFLWLMGFIWAFIQQTQFCNSLSMEFLYRIVVGFILVFTFFNIKGQNTKCPMSCYYIVRVLGTLGILTVFWAFPLSIFNSDYFIPISATIVLALLLGIIFLTVYYGIFHPNRNAETQYDETDGNSAQRDCRMRYFLMH; the protein is encoded by the exons ATGAAATACACCAAATGCAACTTTGCGATGTCGGTTTTTGGCATTATGATCTATGTGACTGACTTGGTTGCGGACATCCTCCTATCTGCTAGGTATTTCCATGATGGACAATATGTGTTTGGTGTTTTAACTTTAAGCTTCGTGCTTTGTGGAACACTCATAGTCCAGTGTTTTAGCTACTCATGGCTGAAGGATGATTTAAAGAAAGCAGGACAAGAAAGCGAGCGttattttcttctacttcatTGCTTGCAAGGAGGAGTTTTTACAAG GTATTGGTTTGCCTTGAGAAAGGGTTACCATGTGGTTTTCAAACACAGCAGCAGAACGAGGAGTTTTACGGAGGGACAAACGGATCCTCACAAAGAGGCTATAGACGCAGCCACTGACTTGAGCATGCTCAGGCTGTTTGAGACCTACCTGGAAGGCTGCCCACAGCTCATTCTTCAGCTCTACGCCTTTCTGGAGCGCGGCCAGGCAAACTTAAGTCAGT atGCAGTCATCATGATTTCCTGCTGTGCTATTTCTTGGTCAACAGTGGATTATCAAGTAGCTTTAAGAAAATCCTTGCCTGATAAAAATCTGCTTGGTGGACTCTGCCCCAAACTCACATAcctcttttataagttgtttaCCTTGTTATCATGGGCTCTGAGTGTTGTGCTTCTGCTCTTTATGGACATGAAGGtggctttgtttctgttgttatttctttGGCTCATGGGTTTCATTTGGGCATTTATACAGCAAACACAGTTTTGTAATTCTCTAAGTATGGAATTCTTATATAGGATTGTTGTTGGATTCATCcttgtgtttacattttttaatatcaAGGGACAGAATACCAAATGTCCAATGTCTTGCTATTATATTGTAAGGGTGCTAGGCACTCTGGGAATCTTGACTGTGTTCTGGGCTTTTCCTCTCTCTATTTTTAATTCAGACTATTTTATTCCTATTAGTGCTACCATAGTTCTCGCTCTTCTCCTTGGGATTATTTTTCTCACTGTTTATTATGGAATTTTTCACCCAAACAGAAATGCAGAAACACAGTACGATGAAACTGATGGGAACTCAGCACAGAGAGATTGTAGAATGAGATATTTTCTAATGCACTAA